A genome region from Oenanthe melanoleuca isolate GR-GAL-2019-014 chromosome 2, OMel1.0, whole genome shotgun sequence includes the following:
- the PIK3R4 gene encoding phosphoinositide 3-kinase regulatory subunit 4 — protein sequence MGNQLAGIAPSQILSVDSYFSDIHDFEYDKSLGSTRFFKVARAKHREGLVVVKVFAIQDPTLPLTSYKQELEELKIRLHSAQNCLPFQKAALSEKAAMLFRQYVRDNLYDRISTRPFLNNIEKRWIAFQILTAVDQAHKSGVRHGDIKTENIMVTSWNWVLLTDFASFKPTYLPEDNPADFNYFFDTSRRRTCYIAPERFVDGSMFATELENMRDPSTPLVDLANSNQRTRGELKRAMDIFSAGCVIAELFTEGVPLFDLSQLLAYRNGLFSPDQVLNKIEDRSIRELVTQMIHREPDKRLAAEDYLKQQRNNAFPEIFYTFLQPYMAQFAKETFVSADERILVIRKDLDNIIHNLCGHDRTEKAEGETKENGLVILVSVITSCLQTLKYCDSKLAALELILHLAPRLSVEILLDRITPYLLHFSNDSVPRVRAESVRTLTKVLALVKEVPRNDINIYPEYILPGIAHLAQDEATIVRLAYAENIALLAETALRFLELVQLKNLNMENEPNGEEMDETSHPSDNYDTELQALHEMVQQKVVTLLSDPENIVKQTLMENGITRLCVFFGRQKANDVLLSHMITFLNDKNDWHLRGAFFDSIVGVAAYVGWQSSSILKPLLQQGLSDAEEFVIYKALNALTCMCQLGLLQKPHIYEFACDIAPFLCHPNLWICYGAVGFITVVAQYLNIADVYCKLMPYLHPFITQPIIQVDKEIVLLSVLKEPVSRSIFDYVLRSKDITSLFRHLHLRQKKRTGALSECPPPEDPAIAQLLKKLLSQGMTEEEEDKLLALKDFMLKSNKAKANIVDQSHLHDSSHKGVIDLSALGITGRQVDLVKTKQDSDDKRARKHVKQDSNVNEEWKSMFGSLEPASISQPISKGHGQTTDPEAIQAGKPLRSESSAGICATLSSSPQASDGAVVQPRKPALQALSSTMSPSAHQLRITTCKTELQQLIQQKREQCNAERLAKQMMENAEWESKPPPPGWRPKGLLVAHLHEHKSAVNRIRVSDEHSIFATCSNDGTVKVWNSQKMEGKTTTTRSILTYSRIGGHVKTLTFCQGSHYLAIASDNGAIQLLGIEASKLPKSPKIHPIQSRSLDLKDDGCVVDMHHFNSGAQSVLAYGTVNGSLVGWDLRSSSNAWTLKHDLKLGLITSFAVDIHQCWLCIGTSNGTMACWDMRFQLPISSHSHPSKARIRRLLMHPVYQSWVIAAVQGNNEVSMWDMETGDRRFTLWASSAPPLSELQPSPHSIHGIYCSPASGNPILLTAGSDMKIRFWDLAYPERSYVVAGSSNSPSVSYYRKIIEGTEVVQEIQNKQKLGPTDETPRKGPESLPVGHHDIITDIATFQTTQGFIVTASRDGIVKVWK from the exons ATGGGCAACCAGCTGGCTGGCATCGCCCCCTCGCAGATCCTCTCGGTGGACAGCTACTTCTCGGACATCCACGACTTCGAGTATGACAAGAGCCTGGGCAGCACCCGCTTCTTCAAGGTGGCCCGAGCCAAGCACCGGGAGGGGCTGGTGGTCGTGAAGGTGTTTGCCATTCAGGATCCCACCTTGCCCCTGACGAGCTacaagcaggagctggaggagctgaagaTAAGGTTACACTCGGCACAGAACTGCCTCCCCTTCCAGAAAGCCGCCTTGTCCGAGAAGGCCGCCATGCTTTTCAGACAGTACGTACGGGACAACCTTTATGACCGAATTAGCACCAGGCCGTTCCTCAACAACATCGAGAAAAGGTGGATCGCTTTCCAGATCCTCACTGCGGTGGACCAAGCGCACAAATCCGGAGTCCGCCATGGTGATATTAAAACAGAGAACATCATGGTGACCAGCTGGAACTGGGTCCTTCTAACTGACTTCGCTAGTTTTAAACCAACTTATCTTCCTGAAGACAATCCTGCTGATTTCAATTATTTCTTCGACACATCCCGGAGGAGAACGTGTTACATCGCTCCTGAGCGCTTTGTTGATGGCAGCATGTTTGCCACGGAGCTGGAAAACATGCGGGACCCTTCCACTCCTTTGGTAGACTTGGCAAATAGCAATCAGCGAACAAGAGGGGAGTTAAAACGTGCAATGGATATCTTTTCTGCAG GTTGTGTAATAGCAGAGCTCTTCACAGAAGGTGTACCCTTGTTTGATTTATCTCAGCTTTTGGCTTACAGAAATGGCCTCTTTTCCCCTGATCAAGTCCTAAACAAAATTGAAGACCGCAGTATCAGAGAACTG GTCACTCAGATGATCCATCGAGAGCCAGATAAACGTTTAGCAGCTGAAGATTATTTGAAACAGCAGCGTAACAATgcatttcctgaaatattttacactTTCCTTCAGCCTTACATGGCCCAGTTTGCCAAGGAAACGTTTGTGTCAGCAGATGAGCGTATACTGGTCATACGTAAAGATCTGGACAACATAATTCACAATCTCTGTGGGCATGATCGCACAGAGAAAGCCGAGGGAGAGACAAAGGAGAATGGTCTGGTTATTCTAGTGTCTGTGATAACTTCCTGTTTACAGACTCTTAAATACTGTGATTCAAAACTGGCCGCTTTGGAGCTGATTCTTCATTTAGCACCAAGATTAAGCGTTGAGATTCTTCTGGATCGTATTACTCCTTATCTGTTACATTTCAGCAACGACTCTGTGCCCAGGGTGAGGGCAGAATCTGTGAGGACACTAACTAAAGTTCTTGCACTCGTCAAAGAGGTGCCACGCAATGACATTAACATTTACCCAGAATACATACTGCCAGGCATTGCACACTTGGCCCAGGATGAAGCCACCATCGTCAGACTTGCATATGCTG aaaACATAGCATTATTGGCAGAAACAGCTCTGAGATTTCTGGAGTTAGTACAGctgaaaaatctgaatatgGAAAATGAACCAAATGGTGAAGAAATGGATGAAACATCTCACCCTAGTGATAACTATGACACAG AGTTGCAAGCCTTGCATGAAATGGTCCAGCAGAAAGTCGTGACTTTGTTAAGCGACCCAGAGAATATTGTGAAACAAACACTAATGGAAAATGGAATAACACGTCTGTGTGTCTTTTTTGGACGTCAAAAAGCCAATGATGTTCTTCTGTCTCATATGATCACTTTCTTAAATGACAAGAATGACTGGCATCTTCGAGGAGCTTTCTTTGACAGCATTGTTG GTGTTGCTGCTTACGTTGGCTGGCAAAGCTCATCAATACTCAAACCTCTGCTTCAGCAAGGTCTCAGTGATGCTGAAGAATTTGTCATTTATAAAGCCCTCAATGCTCTTACTTGTATGTGCCAGCTGGGGCTCTTGCAAAAGCCCCACATTTATGAGTTTGCTTGTGATATTG cacCATTTCTATGTCACCCTAATCTTTGGATATGTTATGGTGCAGTTGGATTTATCACTGTGGTGGCACAGTATTTGAATATTGCTGATGTCTACTGCAAGCTAATGCCATACCTCCATCCTTTCATCACACAACCAATAATACAG GTAGATAAAGAAATAGTCCTGTTAAGTGTACTTAAGGAGCCTGTCAGTCGTTCCATATTTGATTATGTCTTAAGATCAAAGGATATCACAAGCCTCTTCCGACACCTTCACTTGCGTCAAAAGAAGAGAACTGGAGCTCTCTCTGAGTGCCCACCCCCAGAGGATCCTGCCATTGCACAGCTGTTGAAGAAGCTTCTCTCACAA GGGATGactgaggaggaagaagacaAACTGTTAGCACTGAAGGACTTTATGTTAAAATCTAATAAAGCTAAAGCCAATATTGTGGATCAGAGCCACTTGCATGACAGCAGTCACAAAGGGGTGATTGACTTGTCAGCTCTGGGAATAACTGGGAGACAAGTGGATCTTGTTAAAACAAAGCAGGATTCAGATGACAAACGTG CTAGAAAGCATGTAAAGCAAGATTCAAATGTAAATGAAGAATGGAAAAGCATGTTTGGGTCCCTGGAACCAGCAAGCATCTCCCAGCCAATATCCAAGGGGCATGGGCAAACTACTGATCCTGAAGCCATCCAAGCTGGGAAACCACTTCGTTCAGAGTCCTCAGCTGGCATTTGTGCCACTTTGTCCTCCTCTCCACAG GCATCTGATGGAGCAGTTGTCCAGCCCAGGAAACCAGCCCTGcaggccctgagcagcacaatGTCCCCATCTGCACACCAGCTGCGCATCACCACCTGCaaaactgagctgcagcagctgatccAGCAGAAGAGAGAGCAGTGTAATGCAGAGAGACTTGCCAAACAGATGATGGAGAATGCTGAGTGGGAGAGCAAGCCCCCACCCCCAG GATGGCGTCCCAAAGGGCTGTTGGTGGCTCACCTTCATGAACACAAGTCTGCAGTCAATCGCATTCGGGTCTCTGACGAACACTCCATTTTTGCCACTTGCTCAAATGATGGCACAGTGAAGGTCTGGAACAGTcagaaaatggaaggaaaaaccACTACAACCAG ATCAATTTTGACATACTCTCGGATTGGAGGACATGTAAAGACACTTACATTTTGCCAAGGCTCACATTACTTGGCCATAGCTTCAGATAATGGTGCCATCCAGCTTCTTGGTATTGAAGCCTCAAAACTCCCTAAATCTCCTAAAATTCATCCAATACAAAGCAG GTCATTAGATTTGAAGGATGATGGCTGTGTGGTAGATATGCATCACTTCAATTCAGGAGCCCAGTCAGTACTGGCTTATGGAACAGTTAATGGGTCTCTGGTTGGATGGGATTTGCGATCCAGCAGCAATGCTTGGACACTGAAACACGATTTGAAGTTAGGCCTCATAACTTCATTTGCTGTGGACATACACCAGTGCTGGCTGTGTATTG GAACAAGCAATGGTACCATGGCATGCTGGGACATGAGGTTTCAGTTGCCCATCTCCAGCCACTCTCATCCTTCCAAAGCCCGAATCAGACGCCTGCTCATGCATCCTGTCTATCAGTCCTGGGTAATAGCAG CTGTCCAAGGCAACAATGAAGTCTCCATGTGGGATATGGAAACTGGCGATCGACGCTTCACTCTGTGGGCCAGCAGTGCACCCCCTctttcagagctgcag CCTTCTCCTCACAGCATCCATGGAATATACTGTAGTCCAGCTTCTGGTAATCCTATATTACTGACAGCAGGCTCAGACATGAAAATCAG GTTTTGGGATCTAGCCTACCCTGAGAGATCATATGTTGTTGCTGGAAGTTCCAATTCTCCATCTGTTTCCTACTACAGGAAGATAATTGAGGGCACAGAGGTAGTTCAg